TTTCTGTTCGTCTCAAGCTCCTCCCTGAGCACCGGGGTCTCGGTATTTAAGCCGGACTCTGCCGCACGCGGCGCCGCTCTGGAGTGCGCTTGCAGGGACGCGAGATGAAGCGCTTAACTTTGCTTGCCCTGGCTATCACCTTAATCGCGACAGTTTTCGCCGCGAAAACCCCATATCAAGCGGTTCTTCAGCACAGCAGGATAAGAGGAAGAGCTCGTGGGTAAGAGCTGTTCCGCAGGGATCATACTCTTGATTCTTTCATTGATTATTATAAAGGCAGATAACTATTGTGTGCActaaatttgatttgaaacacaaataaagggCCTCTGGTTTATATGCAACCCTGCTGATAATTTTCCCATCATCACTGAAaaactttttcttcttcagtCCTGCAGCATGCATTGAGCATTTGGTGCATGTTAGGAACATTTAAAGAAAGCTGTGTTGATTTGATTTGTGTTGCAGCCCCAATGTTTGTGCTATGCAGAAGATTCCAGGAACGGACAAGAAGTACTTCACCAACTGCAAGCAATGGTATCACCGCAAAATATGTGGCAAACCAACGTGAGTTACCACAGATATCTTAATACAGAAActgaaaatctatctatctatctatctatctatctatctatctatctatctatctatctatctgtctgtctgtctgtctgtctgtctgtctgtctgtctgtctagcagGATaacagcattttgaaaatatattattttactgcTAAAAGTATGAACCAGTGTATTGGATTCAGTGAATATTTCTTAGATAAAATACTATTGTCTTTTCAGGGTTGTGGTTAGGGTTGCAGAGGAAAAATACTCTCTCAGGACATAACTAGATGGAAAATGTTTCCCCAGTTGTCATGCAAGAGTCTTTTTCCCACATTTATGCAACTAGATTTATGTTTATTACAGACTTTTTCATCTAAACTACCTGAATGTGCTgagatatatatatgtgaataaaCTTATATCGAAAAATAAAAGATTGTTATCACCTTTCTAGCTGTAaggaatttaaaatgcatcatcTATGCGCTTTGAAGAGCAGGACAGGTTgtcataaatgattattattatactatgCAGGGGcaattatcatatatatttatagggTTGGACAACTTTGGTGAAgcatattctaaaataaaaaacttttgaagaCCTGAATAGGAAATTTCTTGTTAAAATGTTAACAACTAGTTATAAATTTACATAGTGGACACATGAAGCATCTGTATAATGGAACAGTGAACAGGGTATTTGAGTTCAAGTTGACAGTAGATACAGAAGAGCGTTGTGTAGTAATGGTAACCATATGTCTCTTGGTAATTGGCTACAGTTTTCGTGGGGTTAAATTGCCTAACATCCTGAATAGTGGCTTAATACGAGGCTGACAAATCTGAGTGCCTTTCTGTCTGAAAGCTCTTCAGTGCACTAAGACTTGGATCACAATTACAACTTGTAGCAACGCTGTTTGACTGACATCCACTTGATGTCCCCACAGGGGGAAAGGGTGTTATTGGTTACACGGACATACCACAGACAAATATATTAGTGTCTACAATGcagaaattaaactttaaaatttaaataaaatcgcGGGTGTAAATGAAGCTGATGTTTTGGCACAGGACATGATGGATGCTTATTAAGAATGCTGGAATGGAGTCTGGAATGTTTATTTGCATGGAGACATTATGTAACAGATTAATGTTGCTTACATAAGGTACACCAACAAGTGTGGGGGGTTGTTTAGTGTGCAGAAGTTTTTGAATATCCCAGTGTATTCTGGTTAGGTGATACCCTATATCAGGATATTTACACCGCCGTccaaaagattaaaaatacactatacatattaaagttgtgaaatattattgcaatttaaaataacacttttccatttgatgtattttgaaatgtactttattcctgtggtgcaaagaTAAAtgatttctccagtcttcagtgtcccatgatccttcagaaatcactctacatgctgatttgctgctaaagaaacttttctgattaatattaatagtgttggaaacagctgtgctgcatTATATTTTTCTTGAAACTTTGTTTGTGGGTACctcctttgatcaatttaatgcatcctactGAATAAGAGTTTTagccttactgaccccaaacttttaaacagtagtgtacattaaaaataataataataataatgttgtgggAGAATGACAATGATTTTTTGCCCCATTTGGacttttaattagttaattttgcCTGTTATTAGTCaaacatttagttattttttcattCAAGTGCTGTCTGTTTGGCAATTCTGCTCAAGAACAAGATTTAAAATTGCACTGGAAAATCTTGAGACACAGAAGGACTTGTTTTAATCATCTGCCCATGTTTAAACAGAGTTTCTTTCATAGCCGTTCTCAAGAAACAAGAAGGAAGTCAGAGTTGCTGTGGGTGCTTGGATGCTTTTAGGAAATGACTTCAGTTGGGACTCCTGAAAGTCTTATatccccaaacacacacaaatcattgAGACCAGGTCTCAAGGAGTTTTCCATTCACTCCGAtgtctgtgagaaaaaaatgCTGAGCCTTGCGGTGAAAGGATGTACCTTGCTCTGGAAAGCCCAAGGTTGGGTTCTGTGACACTTAAGTTCATTTGATTTATAGAGTTTCTTTGGGGTTTGGAAGTTTGGGGTTGGAGGAATTTTGTGGGAAGAATTGCACTCTTTGTCTGGTTGGTCCATAAAGGTCAGTGCCATGGAACAGAATGTTTCCAGGTCACTTGAGGAGAGACCAATAACTTTTTTCACAAATTACTCCCCAGTGCTCTCTTTTTGCTAGCCACCTGGTTCAGGCACTTTAttttcaaagaaacattttttggtTATATTGATATATACTGTAATCGTGATGATATGATTGGATGATTTTAGCAAacctattaaaaatgataaacatttatGCCTCATCTTCTGTTTAAGAAGAAGTTGTATGGAAAATTATATTGTCACTTCTGATATAAGGAAGTGAGACGttttagaaaatgaaaaatgatgaaTCAGATGACCACCCACGTTAAATATCGATTTCAACATAATACAGTTTTCACAAAGCTTCTTGGAACCACTTGAAAGTGCACAATATGTAACTTCTGTGGCCAAGCTGTTTATTTAGTCAGAAATCCATGGCTACCATCTTTGCTTATGTTGGCAGAGGACAAACAGAAGTTGAGTTACCATCTGTTTTGATAATCAGTTCAATCTGCTTTCTTCTTCCGTGTGTTTTAAAAGTCTGTCCCATGCCTGAATGTAAGGATTGTTGCCTTTATTTAGATTTGCCTTCTAGTTTTTCACTCTGTCACCATCTAAGATGCTGTGGGTCGCTCAAGATAGTATGCTAACAATCTGTTGAGATTGGTATGTCAGcaacctttaaaaaatataactcaAATTCCTCCGTCTCTAAATGCACATACCATGGAATATATCATCAGAGTATCCTCAAGCGTTCCTCGCCAAAATATCTTGTCAAACAACTGTAAGTCATGATATGGGAAGAATTATGCAAAAGCAAATTCTTATGTTACATGAGTATAAAGTTAAAATaagcagaaatatatttttcattcaagTCTATAATGGCTCTGAAATAGACTTAGTAGTCTCAATACAAGCACTGTGTCTTTGTAAAACCCCATTTTACCCTCATGAAATAATGCAACGTTTATTTCTTGGAAAAACAAACCTTTTTCAGTAGTGAGTTAGTAATAGTGAACTGGTAAAAAGTgattatgcatataaatattaaatgcattagtaAGAAATCATAACATTTTTCAGAAAAGGAAACGTCTAAGGAAAGCTATACATGTCAATCTTTAATATCCCAATTATTGCACCTTTGCATGGTGGTTCCTAGGAATTTCCCATTGCTTTTATTGGCAGGTTAGAGTTTCCTCCCAGGAGTTTCCCTGGCCCATACCCTACCTCTGGATTCTTCAGCTTCCAAAGGAAATTAGATTTTATGACCCTCTAAGACCAACTCGAGCACAGACCTTATTTATTATGGAAATACCTGgcacaaaataaaaagaagaagtaCAGTATAGCTTAAGCCATGCACTTTAAAACGCATTGAGGAGTGAGTTGGTCACAGCCCTCACAGTAATAAAGAGAGAAATATAGACCTGATTTCCTGCAGAAGTTCCTGAAGAACTCCCATTTCTGATGAGATCTGTACAGAATCTTATATGAAACCCAATGAagtgatgtttttaacatttctttgtAGGGAGGTCACCTATGAGTGCTGTCCTGGTTATGAGAAGGTGATTGGAGAAAAGGGCTGTCCAGCAGGTACGTAATTATATATTGTGTGCATAAAAAGAGGTTTGTTATGAtgatataacaataaaaaatggatttatttttcaaagctcTACCTCTGGTGAACATCTATAAAACCTTGGGTGTGATTGGAGCCACTACTACCAAGATGTACTCTGAAAGAGCGAATTTGCAGGAGGAGATCGAAGGTCCCGGCAGCTTTACATTCTTTGCTCCAAGCAATGAGGCTTGGGCTGCACTTCCCACTGTGAGTTCCCACTAGTGCATCTCCATAGATCATGTAGAAGAAATAAAGAGTTTCCTGTCATTTTAGGCAAGGCAGAGTTCCCAAAAACCATTATAACTCTAAAAGCAGCAAAATTATTAAGATAAGCTCAATGTCATTTCAAAATGTGCTGTAGGAAATTCTGGATGCCCTGGTGAGCAACGTCAACATTGAACTCCTCAACGCTCTGCACTACCACATGATCAACAAACGCTTGACTTCTGACGATCTTAAGCATGGTGCTTTGTTCCCCTCCATGTATCAGGACTTTGATGTTCATATCCAGCATTATTCTAATGGAGTAAGTCCACTTTGGCTGAAACCATCAGTGCGGCTTGAACCAACAAGAGTCTTGTTTAGATTTTCTGAATGGAAATATGTTGTTTACTTTCTCTATGGTTATGTAATGCTGTTAAGATTTGTGTCAACTGGTGTATATTCCAAATGATTTGCTGTGAGGTTTTGTGTACTTTACCAGTCATATGTTTTGTTGCAGGTTGTTACAGTGAACTGTGCAAGGCTTGTGAAGACAGACCAGCATGCCACCAATGGAATTGTGCATGTTGTTGACAGGGTCATCACAGCCATTACCAATAATGTCAACTCTTTGATTGACACTGATGATGACCTGGACACTCTACGGGTAGATCTTATATCATTATTGAGGGAATTTGCTGGTTTAGTAGGCATTCAGTAGTATAAATAGTGCAAAGTCCATTGAACCACCTCCTTTGCTTTACATTTAGACTGCGGTTGCTGCCGCTGGCCTCACCAGTCTGTTGGAGAATGAGGGTTCCTACACCATCTTTGCTCCAACCAACGAAGCCTTTGAGAAGATTCCTCCAGAAACGCTGACCAGAATTTTGGGAGACCCTGTTGCTCTCAAAGGTTTGCTTTTGCTCTTTTTCAGCATGAAgcaattttcattttactttcaaATATGATGCATTTCTGAGGGAAACTGGATATTCAGTGAGAAAAAAGGGTGTGGGATTTAattttatccattgggaattgattggattgtgaaaagtagGTGTTTTGTCTATAGCAGAATAGAGCCAGGTGGTTGGAAGTAAGAGGGATTTGTTCGTAATGTCAGCCAAGCAGGAAAATAGTTTCAGTATCCAAGCAAGCTATTAGACTGTACTAAAAGATTCTGAAGACAAACGTTTGGTTAGGAATAATGTACACTTGTGATTTATGTATAATAAGAGCAGAAACATgtagaaaatgaaatgaaacttcCCAGATGTTGcaacattggttttattttttgtgtttccaGAACAGTTGTCACGGTTTCACAATTGTGCTGATGTTGTCATctacttagaattttttttttggtctccgTCCACTTTAGATCTGCTGAATTACCACATTCTGAAGAACCTGCACTGCTCTGAGTCCATTGTGGCTGGAACACCTCTGGAGACCCTGCAGGGCACCGTGCTGGAAGTTGGCTGCGATGGCGAAGAGATGACCATCAACGGCAAAGCCATCGTCACGCAGAGAGACAAGATTGGAACCAATGGAGTCATTCACTACGTCAATGAACTTCTTATCCCTGACTCAGGTTTGATCTTTAGAAGAtcttagggccagatttactaaacagggcaaatcaGTGTGAGAGCACAATCCCATAAAAGCGCAGATGGGAGTGGAAAGTTCAGTGCTTGAAATGAAGAACACAGACAAAGCtggatcatttccataatgaccaacccAATCTACCAAGAACAGCGCAGAGAGACTAGCTCAAACCTTAGTAAAACTTGCATGATTCATttaacggagtgtctatttacactaagtgcaaatagcccgccttgttggctGAGGCTGTTTACACTAGCTCTGCCCACCAACGTGTGAATCTGCTAGTCAAGATAACAAAAGACAGTCGCATATCATCAGTTCCAGTGTCGCAGATGCTGAAATGTGTGTTGTACTCACTTGACGCGATCAACCCGGGATAGAATCCGccttttggcaaactttttttctcccttttcaaatttcaaatcacatcagaaaagcatttattttcaatgaaaattaaggaaataatcaaaaagttgaaattaaagtATCAGGTATGGTTAGGTAGGTGTAGTGAGGTCTTTATTGTGCCAATAAGGTGGCatgcatttaatcatttgaattaaaattaaaatttacactcaataaattattattgtatactGATTTATAATGTgttacaatactgaggtgcagacaATTGCcattatttgcaataagtagtataaatagcagaaaatcctgctatttttaacatagtgtaaatagaatctgtagctatttgcacttagtgtaaatagcatatcact
The Cyprinus carpio isolate SPL01 chromosome B14, ASM1834038v1, whole genome shotgun sequence DNA segment above includes these coding regions:
- the LOC109069928 gene encoding transforming growth factor-beta-induced protein ig-h3 isoform X2, with the translated sequence MKRLTLLALAITLIATVFAAKTPYQAVLQHSRIRGRARGPNVCAMQKIPGTDKKYFTNCKQWYHRKICGKPTEVTYECCPGYEKVIGEKGCPAALPLVNIYKTLGVIGATTTKMYSERANLQEEIEGPGSFTFFAPSNEAWAALPTEILDALVSNVNIELLNALHYHMINKRLTSDDLKHGALFPSMYQDFDVHIQHYSNGVVTVNCARLVKTDQHATNGIVHVVDRVITAITNNVNSLIDTDDDLDTLRTAVAAAGLTSLLENEGSYTIFAPTNEAFEKIPPETLTRILGDPVALKDLLNYHILKNLHCSESIVAGTPLETLQGTVLEVGCDGEEMTINGKAIVTQRDKIGTNGVIHYVNELLIPDSAKTLLELVEESVVTTASRLFKDAGLTDHLIGSEAVTLLAPLNDAFKDKSLAMTPDMKKLLRNHILKEKFSSKSLYHGQELETLGGLKLRVFVFRNSLCIENACIAAHDKNGRYANMFIVDQILAPPMGTVMDVLKADDRFSTLVGIIQRAGLSELLNKKGTYTFFAPTNAAFNAMPRADLNKLMRDPKELANLLRYHIGEEFLVSGAVTSHTRVTPLTGDKLELGTLNSTVYVNRVPVVETDLMATNGVVHAVDVIIKPLPPKIVSDQAEGSTIRRTSDVRMISSRRS
- the LOC109069928 gene encoding transforming growth factor-beta-induced protein ig-h3 isoform X1 — protein: MKRLTLLALAITLIATVFAAKTPYQAVLQHSRIRGRARGPNVCAMQKIPGTDKKYFTNCKQWYHRKICGKPTEVTYECCPGYEKVIGEKGCPAALPLVNIYKTLGVIGATTTKMYSERANLQEEIEGPGSFTFFAPSNEAWAALPTEILDALVSNVNIELLNALHYHMINKRLTSDDLKHGALFPSMYQDFDVHIQHYSNGVVTVNCARLVKTDQHATNGIVHVVDRVITAITNNVNSLIDTDDDLDTLRTAVAAAGLTSLLENEGSYTIFAPTNEAFEKIPPETLTRILGDPVALKDLLNYHILKNLHCSESIVAGTPLETLQGTVLEVGCDGEEMTINGKAIVTQRDKIGTNGVIHYVNELLIPDSAKTLLELVEESVVTTASRLFKDAGLTDHLIGSEAVTLLAPLNDAFKDKSLAMTPDMKKLLRNHILKEKFSSKSLYHGQELETLGGLKLRVFVFRNSLCIENACIAAHDKNGRYANMFIVDQILAPPMGTVMDVLKADDRFSTLVGIIQRAGLSELLNKKGTYTFFAPTNAAFNAMPRADLNKLMRDPKELANLLRYHIGEEFLVSGAVTSHTRVTPLTGDKLELGTLNSTVYVNRVPVVETDLMATNGVVHAVDVIIKPLPPKIVSDQAEGSTIRRTSDVRAGTQVMKNDDLFQKVLRSHSSRTMSRVQ